A genomic segment from Acuticoccus sediminis encodes:
- the dmdD gene encoding methylthioacryloyl-CoA hydratase (part of the dimethylsulfoniopropionate catabolism pathway) has protein sequence MLNVAQYTNLDLDTSRENGVWVVTLNRPTKRNALDAATIEELIELFSTAPRRGARAIVLAASGDHFCAGLDLIEHHKEDRSPADFMHVCLRWHEAFNKIEYGGVPVIAALKGAVVGGGLELASAAHVRIADASTYFALPEGQRGLFTGGGATIRVADLVGKARMIDMMLTGRVYQGQEAIDIGLAQYLVEGSSFDKAMELADRAAANLPLTNFAICSAISHMQNMSALDAAYAEAVVAGVVNTQPAARERLEAFANKTAARVRPNATA, from the coding sequence ATGCTGAACGTCGCCCAATATACCAATCTCGACCTCGACACCTCGCGCGAGAACGGGGTGTGGGTGGTGACGCTGAACCGGCCGACGAAGCGCAACGCGCTGGACGCCGCCACCATCGAGGAGCTGATCGAGCTCTTCTCGACCGCTCCGCGCCGCGGCGCGAGGGCGATCGTTCTGGCGGCGTCGGGCGACCACTTCTGCGCCGGTCTCGACCTCATCGAGCACCACAAGGAAGACCGCAGCCCGGCCGACTTCATGCACGTGTGCCTGCGCTGGCACGAGGCGTTCAACAAGATAGAGTACGGCGGCGTGCCGGTGATCGCGGCGCTGAAGGGCGCGGTGGTCGGCGGCGGGCTGGAACTCGCGAGCGCAGCCCACGTGCGCATCGCGGACGCCAGCACCTACTTCGCCCTCCCGGAGGGGCAGCGCGGCCTCTTCACCGGCGGTGGCGCCACGATCCGCGTCGCCGACCTCGTCGGCAAGGCGCGCATGATCGACATGATGCTGACCGGCCGCGTCTATCAGGGGCAGGAGGCGATCGACATCGGCCTCGCCCAGTACCTCGTCGAGGGGTCGAGCTTCGACAAGGCCATGGAGCTGGCCGACCGCGCCGCCGCCAACCTACCGCTGACGAACTTCGCCATCTGCTCCGCGATCAGCCACATGCAGAACATGTCGGCCCTCGACGCGGCCTACGCCGAGGCGGTCGTCGCCGGCGTCGTCAACACGCAGCCCGCCGCCCGCGAGCGTCTCGAGGCGTTCGCCAACAAGACCGCCGCGCGCGTCCGCCCGAACGCGACCGCCTGA
- a CDS encoding DMT family transporter has product MSTDASGGLKAGLDARLLGWACLMVTAFGWGLGWPMIKIIMEDWPPLFARGTAGLAAAAGLLAVGAMRGDAIAPPPGSWRQLGLASFTSVFAWMGLTALSLLWLRVAECALITFTMPIWATLLAWPVLGQRPDLRNWLAIALGSGGLLVLFGARTEGAADQLPGIALALTAAILFALGSVAFRRPVALTPLVRTGWLIGLGSAMMFLAGLLVALPDLGALTWRGAGALTYMALFPMALCYLAWFAAAARLPVATASTGLLLIPIIGAVSTAVLLGEPLGLRAAVAFALTLAGVAIAMRATAD; this is encoded by the coding sequence GTGTCCACCGATGCCTCCGGCGGCCTTAAGGCCGGCCTCGACGCGCGCCTCCTGGGATGGGCCTGCCTGATGGTCACGGCCTTCGGCTGGGGCCTCGGCTGGCCGATGATCAAGATCATCATGGAGGACTGGCCGCCGCTGTTCGCGCGCGGCACGGCCGGTCTCGCCGCCGCAGCGGGGCTCCTCGCCGTCGGAGCGATGCGAGGCGACGCGATCGCGCCGCCGCCGGGCTCGTGGCGGCAGCTGGGCCTCGCGTCCTTCACCAGCGTCTTCGCCTGGATGGGGCTGACGGCGCTGTCGCTCCTGTGGCTGCGTGTGGCCGAATGCGCGCTGATCACCTTCACGATGCCGATCTGGGCGACGCTCTTAGCCTGGCCGGTCCTCGGGCAGCGCCCGGACCTGCGGAACTGGCTCGCCATCGCGCTCGGCAGCGGCGGACTGCTGGTGCTGTTCGGGGCGCGCACCGAGGGGGCGGCGGACCAGCTCCCTGGCATCGCGCTGGCGCTGACGGCGGCGATCCTGTTCGCGCTCGGCTCCGTCGCGTTCCGCCGCCCCGTCGCGCTGACGCCGCTGGTGCGCACCGGCTGGCTCATCGGGCTCGGCTCGGCGATGATGTTCCTCGCCGGACTGCTGGTGGCGCTGCCGGACCTCGGCGCGCTGACCTGGCGCGGCGCGGGCGCGCTCACGTACATGGCGCTCTTCCCGATGGCGCTCTGCTATCTCGCCTGGTTCGCGGCGGCGGCGCGCCTGCCGGTGGCGACGGCGTCGACCGGATTGCTGCTCATCCCGATCATCGGCGCGGTGTCGACCGCGGTGCTCCTCGGCGAGCCGCTGGGCCTGCGCGCCGCCGTCGCCTTCGCCCTCACGCTGGCGGGCGTCGCCATCGCGATGCGCGCGACGGCCGACTAG
- the nikE gene encoding nickel ABC transporter ATP-binding protein NikE translates to MTLPILATHGLTVCAGTRPIVEDVSLGVPAGGTLAIVGESGSGKSTLALAVTGLLPRGLAVTHGTVAFDGAPLPLDDAGAMRALRGRRIGMIFQDPMASLNPFMRVESQLAEALGRAGMRGGDARRQRILSLLAEVELEAAIARRYPHELSGGQQQRVMIAMALSGEPQLLVADEPTSALDPTTTVEIVALLTRLRGSHGMALVMISHDLGLAADADAVAVMRAGRVVESGPAGAVLGAPRQDYTRRLVDARRMLDRPRPVAPSDATVRAEAQSVAVAFRGKLFTRPVRVVHGVSASLTAGRTLGILGRSGSGKSTFAQTLAAMQQPSGGRVTILGTTLEPGSGPLPRGDRRAVQFVFQNPQGALNPRLTVGRALAEPLRLAGRRDGLAAVIGAALEDVGLEAGMAGRYPHQLSGGQRQRVCIARALLCDPKVLICDEVVSALDTTVQAEILTLLARLQRERGFAMAFIGHDIDIVRWISDEIIVMHHGEVVDRFAPDALDAPDRHAETRRLLARRREVQAPAMAV, encoded by the coding sequence ATGACCCTGCCGATCCTCGCCACCCACGGCCTCACGGTGTGCGCGGGCACGCGCCCCATCGTCGAGGACGTCTCGCTCGGCGTTCCGGCCGGCGGCACGCTCGCCATCGTCGGCGAGTCGGGGTCGGGCAAGTCCACGCTGGCGCTCGCCGTCACCGGCCTGCTGCCGCGCGGGCTCGCCGTCACCCACGGCACCGTCGCGTTCGACGGCGCGCCCCTGCCGCTCGACGACGCCGGGGCCATGCGCGCGCTGCGCGGCCGGCGGATCGGCATGATCTTCCAGGACCCGATGGCGTCCCTGAACCCGTTCATGCGCGTCGAGAGCCAGCTTGCCGAAGCGCTCGGCCGCGCCGGCATGCGTGGAGGCGATGCGCGGCGGCAGCGCATCCTGTCGCTGCTGGCCGAGGTGGAGCTGGAAGCGGCGATCGCCCGGCGCTACCCGCACGAGCTCTCCGGCGGCCAGCAGCAGCGCGTGATGATCGCGATGGCCCTCTCCGGCGAGCCGCAGCTTCTGGTCGCCGACGAGCCGACCAGCGCGCTCGACCCGACCACCACCGTCGAGATCGTCGCCCTGCTGACGCGCCTGCGCGGCAGCCACGGGATGGCGCTCGTCATGATCAGCCACGACCTCGGTCTCGCGGCGGACGCCGACGCGGTCGCCGTGATGCGCGCCGGCCGCGTCGTTGAGAGCGGCCCGGCCGGCGCCGTCCTCGGCGCACCGCGGCAGGACTACACCCGCCGCCTCGTCGACGCGCGCCGGATGCTGGACCGGCCGCGGCCCGTCGCGCCGTCCGACGCCACCGTCCGCGCCGAGGCGCAGAGCGTCGCCGTCGCCTTTCGCGGCAAGCTCTTCACGCGGCCGGTCCGCGTGGTGCACGGGGTGAGCGCATCGCTGACGGCCGGGCGCACGCTGGGGATCCTCGGCCGCTCCGGCTCCGGAAAGAGCACCTTCGCCCAGACGCTCGCGGCCATGCAGCAGCCGAGCGGCGGGCGCGTCACCATCCTCGGCACCACCCTGGAGCCGGGGAGCGGGCCGCTGCCGCGCGGCGACCGGCGCGCGGTGCAGTTCGTCTTCCAGAATCCGCAAGGTGCGCTCAACCCTCGCCTCACCGTCGGCCGCGCGCTCGCCGAGCCGCTCCGCCTCGCCGGCCGCCGCGACGGGCTCGCAGCGGTGATCGGCGCCGCGCTGGAGGACGTCGGCCTCGAAGCCGGCATGGCCGGGCGCTACCCGCACCAGCTCTCCGGCGGCCAGCGTCAGCGCGTGTGCATCGCGAGGGCGCTGCTGTGCGACCCGAAGGTGCTCATCTGCGACGAGGTCGTGTCCGCCCTCGACACCACCGTGCAGGCGGAGATCCTGACGCTCCTCGCGCGCCTTCAGCGCGAGCGCGGTTTCGCGATGGCCTTCATCGGCCACGACATCGACATCGTGCGCTGGATCTCGGACGAGATCATCGTCATGCACCACGGCGAGGTGGTCGACCGCTTCGCTCCCGACGCCCTCGACGCTCCGGACCGGCACGCGGAGACGCGCCGCCTCCTCGCACGGCGCAGGGAGGTGCAGGCGCCGGCGATGGCCGTCTAG
- a CDS encoding ABC transporter permease: protein MRQAGAILLSLARMLLQAAGIVLVVFLLCRVAPGDAVDRMALEGGLTAHEEAELRHEMGLDRPLVVDLATWAGNALTGDFGESLRYHRPVAGMLATALPTTLALAAGSFLLGLLVALGLAVSAAVTGNRVLARLVNLVNVWSIALPTFCVGVVAILVFSVWLGWLPVVGALAMPIVIIAIDNAGQIGKPLFEELREAATSAHVRTAYAKGLGRPRIAFFHLLPTALPVALALSGLVLAGLVAGTLTMEILFSLPGIGSLMLNAIHGRDYPVVQAAITVVAVALVVINAVIDIIHRAVDPRLSR, encoded by the coding sequence ATGAGGCAGGCCGGGGCGATCCTCCTCTCGCTGGCGCGCATGCTTCTGCAGGCCGCCGGCATCGTCCTCGTGGTCTTCCTGCTCTGCCGTGTCGCGCCGGGCGACGCGGTCGACCGCATGGCCCTCGAGGGCGGCCTCACCGCACACGAGGAGGCCGAGCTGCGCCACGAGATGGGCCTCGACCGCCCCCTCGTCGTCGATCTCGCCACCTGGGCCGGCAACGCGCTGACGGGCGACTTCGGCGAGTCGCTGCGCTACCACCGCCCGGTGGCGGGCATGCTGGCGACGGCGCTGCCGACGACGCTCGCGCTGGCCGCCGGCTCCTTCCTGCTCGGGCTCCTCGTCGCGCTGGGGCTCGCGGTGTCGGCGGCGGTGACGGGCAACCGCGTGCTGGCGAGACTCGTCAACCTCGTCAACGTCTGGTCCATCGCGCTGCCGACCTTCTGCGTCGGCGTGGTGGCGATCCTCGTCTTCTCGGTGTGGCTCGGGTGGCTGCCGGTCGTCGGCGCGCTGGCGATGCCCATCGTCATCATCGCCATCGACAACGCAGGCCAGATCGGCAAACCCCTCTTCGAGGAGTTGCGCGAGGCGGCGACGTCCGCCCACGTGCGCACCGCCTACGCCAAGGGCCTCGGGCGCCCGCGCATCGCCTTCTTCCACCTCCTGCCGACCGCACTGCCGGTGGCGCTCGCCCTGTCCGGCCTGGTGCTTGCCGGGCTTGTCGCGGGGACACTCACGATGGAGATCCTCTTCAGCCTGCCGGGTATCGGCAGCCTGATGCTGAACGCCATCCACGGCCGCGACTACCCGGTGGTGCAGGCGGCCATCACCGTCGTCGCGGTGGCACTGGTGGTGATCAACGCGGTCATCGACATCATCCATCGCGCCGTCGACCCGAGGCTTTCACGATGA
- a CDS encoding ABC transporter permease gives MALAMEAIGDKAGRRRRAGVLTPARIAGAVVLAIVLTAVFAPWIATHDPFDQDLFSLNAAPGGEHLLGTDHIGRDVFSRLVMGARLTLMVGAGGTLVAFLLGGALGLLGMALGRWGEMAVFAFIDLVRAVPGILLALLIIVAVGEGTGPVTLALGISFAPFFAYVARATYKREAAQDYVRVAGLFGGGRLHVLRLHILPNLFGSLITQAAIILPRCIVTESVLSFLGLGSSPDAPTWGRMISDASRYLEVSPHAILAPILALIALTVSLLVLGDALRERFDPLRARSGAAR, from the coding sequence ATGGCCCTCGCGATGGAAGCCATCGGGGACAAGGCCGGGAGGCGCCGCAGAGCCGGCGTCCTCACGCCCGCCCGTATCGCGGGGGCGGTCGTCCTCGCGATCGTGCTCACCGCGGTGTTCGCGCCGTGGATCGCAACGCACGATCCCTTCGACCAGGACCTCTTCAGCCTCAACGCGGCGCCGGGGGGAGAGCATCTCCTCGGCACCGACCACATCGGCCGCGACGTCTTCTCCCGCCTCGTCATGGGCGCGCGGCTGACCCTGATGGTAGGCGCCGGCGGCACGCTGGTCGCCTTCCTGCTCGGCGGAGCGCTGGGCCTCCTCGGCATGGCGCTCGGCCGGTGGGGCGAGATGGCGGTGTTCGCCTTCATCGACCTCGTGCGCGCGGTGCCGGGCATCCTCCTCGCCCTCCTCATCATCGTCGCCGTCGGCGAGGGGACGGGACCGGTGACGCTGGCGCTCGGCATCTCCTTCGCGCCGTTCTTCGCCTACGTCGCCCGCGCCACCTACAAGCGCGAGGCGGCGCAGGACTATGTCCGCGTCGCCGGCCTCTTCGGCGGCGGGCGGCTGCACGTGCTGCGGCTCCACATCCTGCCCAACCTCTTCGGCAGCCTGATCACGCAGGCGGCGATCATCCTGCCGCGCTGCATCGTGACCGAGTCGGTGCTCTCCTTCCTCGGCCTCGGCTCCTCCCCCGACGCGCCGACCTGGGGCCGCATGATCTCCGACGCGAGCCGCTACCTCGAAGTGTCGCCGCACGCGATCCTGGCGCCGATCCTCGCCCTCATCGCGCTGACGGTGAGCCTCCTCGTCCTCGGCGACGCGCTTCGCGAGCGGTTCGACCCGCTGCGCGCCCGGTCGGGGGCGGCACGATGA
- a CDS encoding ABC transporter substrate-binding protein gives MTHMTQTRFRLDRRQLMLGTAAAALFAAAPAFAQSPEPVHGGTLRYATLGLDTSDPHRHTGSIAVQQLYAEALTSIGPDGRVEPFLAEGWDISEDGRTYTFRLRDGVTFHNGDPLTADAVVANIHRVKENVTGGWLASAMKLVESVEAADEGTVVLTMTEPYAPLVNLMSELWILSPASPGWDATIQTPIGTGPFTFGEWRPQVSLTAPAFENYWRGEGMPYLAAVEVNLREDIDKGNALRAGDLDIVNVDRDVARRLSQDPNLRTTTLKDSTWYFVAFNNRNPRPPFDNPKVREAIMHAIDKRAFMQFLAPETGVVSNQMVMPGHVYYDEAIAEADKYKAADLDKAKAMLADAGVDPSEVTIDLVSWQENYPQVVVQMLRRLGFKVEHSALDDLGAQNRLGQYDWDMDVMASGPRADIFLRFVRLMSDGPNPVLWGGIQDPELDAVIKAAVAETDEAKRKALYSEAFQRVLDNDYLMVLGHAPNAIAMRRAVKGYEPGFTWSPNWASGGIAQTFLAED, from the coding sequence ATGACGCACATGACGCAGACGCGCTTCCGTCTCGACCGCCGGCAGCTCATGCTCGGCACCGCGGCGGCGGCCCTCTTCGCCGCCGCCCCGGCGTTCGCCCAGTCCCCCGAGCCCGTCCACGGCGGCACGCTGCGCTACGCGACGCTGGGCCTCGACACCTCCGACCCGCACCGCCACACCGGCTCCATCGCCGTGCAGCAGCTCTACGCCGAGGCGCTGACCTCCATCGGCCCGGACGGCCGCGTCGAGCCCTTCCTCGCCGAGGGCTGGGACATCTCCGAGGACGGCAGGACCTACACCTTCCGCCTGCGTGACGGCGTCACCTTCCACAACGGCGACCCGCTCACCGCCGACGCCGTCGTCGCCAACATCCACCGTGTGAAGGAGAACGTGACGGGCGGCTGGCTCGCCTCCGCGATGAAGCTCGTCGAGAGCGTCGAGGCCGCGGACGAGGGCACGGTCGTCCTGACCATGACCGAGCCCTATGCGCCGCTCGTGAACCTGATGTCGGAGCTCTGGATCCTCTCCCCCGCCTCGCCGGGCTGGGACGCGACGATCCAGACCCCGATCGGCACCGGCCCGTTCACCTTCGGCGAGTGGCGCCCGCAGGTCTCCCTCACGGCCCCGGCGTTCGAGAACTACTGGCGCGGCGAGGGCATGCCGTACCTCGCGGCCGTCGAGGTCAACCTCCGCGAGGACATCGACAAGGGCAACGCCCTGCGCGCCGGCGACCTCGACATCGTCAACGTCGACCGTGACGTCGCCCGCCGCCTGTCGCAGGACCCGAACCTGCGCACGACGACGCTGAAGGACTCGACCTGGTACTTCGTCGCCTTCAACAACCGCAATCCGCGCCCGCCCTTCGACAACCCGAAGGTCCGCGAGGCGATCATGCATGCGATCGACAAGCGCGCCTTCATGCAGTTCCTGGCGCCGGAAACCGGCGTCGTCTCCAACCAGATGGTGATGCCCGGCCACGTCTATTACGACGAGGCGATCGCCGAGGCGGACAAGTACAAGGCCGCCGACCTCGACAAGGCGAAGGCGATGCTCGCCGATGCCGGCGTCGACCCGTCCGAGGTCACGATCGACCTCGTCTCCTGGCAGGAAAACTACCCGCAGGTCGTCGTCCAGATGCTGCGCCGGCTCGGCTTCAAGGTGGAGCACTCCGCGCTCGACGACCTCGGCGCGCAGAACCGCCTCGGCCAGTACGACTGGGACATGGACGTGATGGCCTCCGGCCCGCGCGCCGACATCTTCCTGCGCTTCGTGCGGCTGATGAGCGACGGTCCCAACCCGGTCCTGTGGGGCGGTATCCAGGACCCCGAGCTCGACGCCGTCATCAAGGCCGCCGTCGCCGAGACCGACGAGGCGAAGCGCAAGGCGCTCTACTCCGAGGCCTTCCAGCGCGTCCTCGACAACGACTACCTGATGGTGCTCGGCCACGCGCCGAACGCGATCGCCATGCGCCGGGCCGTGAAGGGCTACGAGCCGGGCTTCACGTGGTCGCCGAACTGGGCGTCCGGCGGCATCGCCCAGACCTTCCTCGCCGAGGACTGA
- a CDS encoding alkaline phosphatase family protein, giving the protein MTRAFVVILDGLRRDLVSPETTPNLTRFAAGATTFTAHRSVFPSATRVVSAAFSTGCYPARNGLQGNTVALVKDGALTLHDVGRPDFFAAKRALTGSALHRPTMAERLKDRGGVVVFNNVSPGAAYAHDPDGYGTVYHRAGSHAPGLAPVAKPLDVTLGIEGDRAMAERFVAEAVHGAAALSVLWLSEPDTTQHATPLGSPEHLAVLAEADAIAGCVLAAIDRLDEDTLLVVGSDHGHQTVGEVVDIDAYLVAAGLKREGGADVVVAPNGTGALVYVAPEAADRVSAIADAIAAAPWSGTVLAGDQLAEIGQAPTGGLAIAVSMAASDAPNTYGVPGTSAAARPAGGKPDRLGCGQHGGLGRYEQSPVLMIRGRGHRPGIRSGEPTSIVDLAPTILTHLGVPHEGLDGRDLLATLEPHGDQRP; this is encoded by the coding sequence GTGACCCGCGCCTTCGTCGTCATCCTCGACGGACTTCGGCGGGACCTCGTCTCGCCGGAGACGACGCCCAACCTCACCCGCTTCGCCGCCGGCGCGACGACCTTCACCGCCCACCGCTCGGTCTTCCCGTCGGCGACGCGGGTGGTGTCGGCTGCCTTCTCGACCGGGTGCTACCCGGCGCGCAACGGCCTCCAGGGCAACACCGTCGCGCTGGTGAAGGACGGGGCGCTGACTCTCCACGACGTCGGCAGGCCGGACTTCTTCGCGGCCAAGCGGGCCCTCACCGGCTCCGCCCTCCACCGCCCCACGATGGCCGAGCGCCTCAAGGACCGGGGCGGCGTGGTCGTCTTCAACAACGTCTCGCCCGGCGCGGCCTACGCCCACGACCCGGACGGATACGGCACCGTCTACCACCGCGCCGGCTCGCACGCCCCCGGCCTCGCCCCGGTCGCGAAACCGCTCGACGTCACCCTCGGCATCGAGGGCGACAGGGCGATGGCCGAGCGCTTCGTCGCCGAGGCGGTCCACGGCGCCGCCGCGCTCTCGGTCCTCTGGCTTTCCGAGCCGGACACGACGCAGCACGCGACGCCGCTCGGTTCCCCGGAGCACCTCGCCGTGCTCGCGGAGGCGGACGCCATCGCCGGCTGCGTCCTCGCCGCCATCGACAGGCTGGACGAGGACACCCTCCTCGTCGTCGGCTCCGACCACGGGCACCAGACCGTCGGCGAGGTCGTCGACATCGACGCCTACCTCGTCGCCGCCGGGCTGAAGCGGGAGGGGGGCGCGGACGTCGTGGTCGCCCCCAACGGCACCGGCGCGCTCGTCTACGTCGCCCCGGAGGCGGCCGACCGCGTCAGCGCCATCGCCGACGCCATCGCCGCGGCGCCCTGGTCCGGCACCGTCCTCGCCGGCGACCAGCTCGCGGAGATCGGGCAGGCCCCCACGGGCGGTCTCGCCATCGCCGTGTCCATGGCGGCGAGCGATGCGCCCAACACCTACGGGGTCCCCGGCACCAGCGCCGCGGCGAGGCCCGCCGGCGGCAAGCCCGACCGGCTCGGCTGCGGCCAGCACGGCGGTCTCGGCCGCTACGAGCAGTCGCCGGTCCTCATGATCCGCGGGCGCGGCCACCGCCCCGGCATCCGCTCCGGCGAGCCGACCTCCATCGTCGACCTCGCCCCCACCATCCTCACCCATCTCGGCGTCCCCCACGAGGGCCTCGATGGGCGGGACCTCCTCGCCACTCTGGAACCCCACGGAGATCAACGGCCATGA
- the phnA gene encoding phosphonoacetate hydrolase — translation MAPALNGAPDVAVANGRSYALPRRPTAVICYDGCDPAYVEAARAAGVVPHLSAMMDGGFAATALAAMPTFTNPNNVSIVTGAPPAVHGISGNYYFDAATGREVMMLDAEGMRAGTILAALARKGARVAAVTAKDKLLKALARDLTGIAFSAERADAATLAENGIDDATRLVGRAAPEPYVPDLSLFVLDAGVRLIGDGMVDIAYLSLSDLIQHAHAPGTPEANAFMAAVDERVGRLLAAGAVVGIVADHGMNDMTDAAGAPRVAYIADTLDAAFGGGATRVICPITDPFVRHHGALGGFVRVHVTDPGLAAEDVHRAVAAIEGVGEALTGAEAAARFEMPPEREGDVVAIGAHGWALGAHAADHDLSALAGARLRSHGGLAEQTVPFVLSHPLNEAYREAAATRTLRNFDIFDFALNGTVQ, via the coding sequence ATGGCTCCCGCACTGAACGGCGCACCCGACGTCGCCGTCGCCAACGGCCGCAGCTACGCCCTGCCGCGCCGCCCGACCGCGGTGATCTGCTACGACGGCTGCGACCCGGCCTATGTCGAAGCCGCCCGCGCCGCGGGTGTCGTGCCCCACCTCTCGGCCATGATGGACGGCGGCTTCGCCGCGACCGCCCTCGCCGCGATGCCGACGTTCACCAACCCCAACAACGTCTCCATCGTCACCGGCGCGCCGCCGGCGGTGCACGGCATATCGGGCAACTACTATTTCGACGCGGCGACTGGCCGCGAGGTCATGATGCTGGACGCCGAGGGGATGCGCGCCGGCACGATCCTCGCCGCGCTGGCCCGGAAGGGCGCGCGGGTCGCGGCCGTGACGGCGAAGGACAAGCTCCTCAAGGCGCTCGCCCGGGACCTCACCGGCATCGCCTTCTCCGCCGAGCGCGCCGACGCCGCCACCCTCGCCGAGAACGGCATCGACGACGCCACCCGCCTCGTCGGCCGCGCCGCGCCCGAGCCGTACGTCCCCGACCTCTCCCTCTTCGTGCTCGACGCCGGCGTGAGGCTGATCGGCGATGGGATGGTCGACATCGCCTACCTCTCCCTCTCGGACCTCATCCAGCACGCCCACGCCCCCGGCACGCCCGAGGCGAACGCCTTCATGGCCGCGGTGGACGAGCGCGTCGGCCGGCTGCTGGCAGCGGGCGCGGTCGTCGGCATCGTCGCCGACCACGGCATGAACGACATGACCGACGCCGCCGGCGCGCCCCGCGTCGCCTACATCGCCGACACGCTCGACGCGGCGTTCGGCGGCGGCGCCACGCGGGTGATCTGCCCCATCACCGACCCGTTCGTGCGCCATCACGGTGCGCTCGGCGGCTTCGTGCGCGTCCACGTGACGGACCCGGGCCTCGCCGCGGAGGACGTCCACCGGGCCGTCGCCGCCATCGAGGGCGTCGGCGAGGCGCTGACGGGGGCCGAGGCCGCCGCCCGCTTCGAGATGCCGCCTGAACGCGAGGGCGACGTCGTCGCGATCGGCGCGCACGGCTGGGCGCTCGGCGCGCACGCGGCGGACCACGACCTCTCCGCGCTCGCAGGCGCGCGGCTCCGCTCGCACGGCGGGCTCGCCGAGCAGACGGTGCCGTTCGTCCTCTCCCATCCCCTCAACGAGGCCTACCGGGAGGCGGCCGCGACCCGGACGCTGCGCAACTTCGACATCTTCGACTTCGCGCTCAACGGGACGGTCCAGTGA
- a CDS encoding LysR substrate-binding domain-containing protein, with amino-acid sequence MTKRRLPPIKSLIALESVVRTGSVSAAAEDLSVTHGAVSKQLAHLEQWIGMPMFRERRRGMIANAAGERLAAAVGGALEEIEDALDAILVAERQKVLTVVAPATFAMRWLIPHLPALEMDGGEAGIRVRPTHTTEDWDALEFDLVVRRGEPLAGRLAPRPLFVEALGLLVPPALADVADTRQLPFVDAATRTGELARWCQRAYGGPPVRPARVYPHFYVAMEAALAGLGAIVAPVELLGPQLAQGALIDPLPAVRVPGAAYTIGVAPDGPNRSAAEGLARTMVREWHKVPAAVPVTP; translated from the coding sequence ATGACAAAACGACGACTTCCGCCGATCAAATCATTAATTGCACTTGAAAGCGTGGTCCGGACGGGGAGCGTGTCCGCGGCGGCGGAGGACTTGTCCGTGACGCATGGTGCCGTGAGCAAGCAACTCGCGCATCTGGAACAGTGGATCGGCATGCCGATGTTCCGCGAGCGGCGCCGCGGCATGATCGCCAATGCCGCCGGCGAGCGCCTGGCCGCCGCCGTCGGCGGCGCGCTGGAGGAGATCGAGGACGCGCTCGACGCCATCCTCGTCGCCGAGCGGCAGAAGGTGCTGACCGTCGTCGCCCCGGCGACCTTCGCGATGCGCTGGCTGATCCCGCATCTCCCGGCGCTGGAGATGGACGGCGGCGAGGCCGGCATCCGCGTCCGCCCCACGCACACGACCGAGGACTGGGACGCGCTGGAGTTCGACCTCGTGGTGCGGCGGGGCGAGCCGCTCGCCGGACGCCTCGCGCCCCGGCCGCTGTTCGTCGAGGCGCTCGGCCTCTTGGTGCCGCCGGCGCTGGCGGACGTCGCCGACACGCGGCAGCTCCCCTTCGTCGACGCGGCCACCCGCACCGGCGAACTCGCCCGCTGGTGCCAGCGCGCGTACGGCGGTCCGCCCGTCAGGCCGGCCAGGGTCTACCCGCACTTCTACGTGGCGATGGAGGCCGCGCTCGCAGGGCTCGGCGCGATCGTCGCCCCGGTGGAGCTGCTCGGGCCGCAGCTCGCGCAGGGGGCGCTCATCGACCCGCTGCCGGCCGTCCGCGTGCCGGGCGCGGCCTATACCATCGGCGTCGCCCCGGACGGGCCGAACCGCTCGGCCGCCGAGGGGCTTGCACGGACCATGGTGCGCGAGTGGCACAAGGTCCCTGCCGCCGTGCCCGTCACGCCGTAG